From one Micromonospora siamensis genomic stretch:
- a CDS encoding DUF456 domain-containing protein: protein MGLTDSQAAVSLVAALAILAGLAGVLVPGLPALPLCWGGVLVWAVFGGAGPGRWAVLAAATVVAAGGTIVKYAWPGRNLKRTGVPTSSLLAGGLLGLVGFFVIPVVGLILGFVAGVWGAERLRLGSNQLAWPATRQALGAAGLALLVEFTAGVVVGTIWVFGLLFT, encoded by the coding sequence GTGGGGTTGACGGATTCGCAGGCGGCGGTGTCGTTGGTGGCGGCGCTGGCCATCCTGGCCGGGCTGGCCGGGGTGCTGGTGCCGGGGCTGCCGGCGCTGCCGTTGTGCTGGGGCGGCGTGCTGGTCTGGGCGGTCTTCGGCGGCGCCGGGCCGGGCCGCTGGGCGGTGCTGGCCGCCGCGACGGTGGTTGCCGCCGGTGGCACGATCGTCAAGTACGCCTGGCCGGGCCGGAACCTGAAGCGGACCGGCGTGCCCACCTCGTCGCTGCTCGCCGGTGGCCTGCTGGGACTGGTCGGCTTCTTCGTGATCCCGGTGGTCGGTCTGATCCTCGGCTTCGTCGCCGGGGTGTGGGGCGCCGAGCGGCTGCGGCTGGGCAGCAACCAGCTGGCCTGGCCGGCGACCCGGCAGGCGCTGGGCGCGGCGGGACTGGCCCTGCTGGTCGAGTTCACCGCGGGCGTGGTGGTCGGCACCATCTGGGTCTTCGGCCTGCTCTTCACCTGA
- a CDS encoding amino acid permease produces the protein MATTPAPTAEQPMDDDARRLAELGYRQELHRKWSGFSNFAISFSIISILAGCFTTFGQAWNNGGPVAISWGWPLISLFILIIGFCLAELVSAYPTAGGIYWWAATMGRPVHGWFTGWLNLIGLVAVTASVDYGCATFLNLTLSALFDGWAGTLTQTFGLFVVILALHGLINIFGHRIIDVLQNVSVWWHVAGAAAVVAILLLVPDDHQSFRFVFTERFNNSGFGDGDTGGLTFWFYVLPLGFLLTQYTITGFDACAHVSEETRGASKTAAQGLWRSIAYSAVGGWILLLAFLFAATDVDAINDAGGFSGAIFESALTPFFFKTVIIISTIGQFFCGMSCVTSMSRMAYAFSRDRAVPGWRLWSRVDRNGTPVNAIIGATLAGLVLTVPALYQSGGVPVAFYAVVSVAVIGLYLSFLIPIFLRLRMGDRFVPGPWTLGRRYQLLGWIAVIEIVVISVYFVLPIVPAGVPGHADFSWTAVNYAPLAVGGVLLGVAVWWWASARRWFTGPRRTVDAPPS, from the coding sequence GTGGCCACGACGCCCGCGCCGACCGCCGAGCAACCGATGGACGACGACGCCCGACGGCTCGCCGAACTCGGTTACCGACAGGAGTTGCACCGCAAGTGGAGCGGCTTCTCCAACTTCGCCATCTCGTTCTCGATCATCTCGATCCTGGCCGGCTGCTTCACCACGTTCGGCCAGGCGTGGAACAACGGCGGCCCGGTCGCCATCTCCTGGGGCTGGCCGTTGATCTCACTGTTCATCCTGATCATCGGCTTCTGCCTGGCGGAGCTGGTGTCGGCGTACCCGACGGCGGGCGGGATCTACTGGTGGGCGGCGACCATGGGTCGCCCGGTGCACGGCTGGTTCACCGGCTGGCTCAACCTGATCGGCCTGGTGGCGGTCACCGCGTCGGTCGACTACGGCTGCGCCACCTTCCTCAACCTGACCCTGTCGGCGCTCTTCGACGGCTGGGCCGGGACACTCACCCAGACCTTCGGGCTCTTCGTCGTCATCCTGGCCCTGCACGGGCTGATCAACATCTTCGGGCACCGGATCATCGACGTACTCCAGAACGTCTCGGTCTGGTGGCACGTGGCCGGCGCGGCGGCCGTGGTGGCGATCCTGCTGCTGGTCCCGGACGACCACCAGAGCTTCCGCTTCGTGTTCACCGAGCGGTTCAACAACTCGGGCTTCGGCGACGGCGACACCGGCGGGCTGACCTTCTGGTTCTACGTCCTGCCGCTGGGCTTCCTGCTCACCCAGTACACGATCACCGGCTTCGACGCCTGCGCGCACGTCTCCGAGGAGACCCGGGGCGCCTCCAAGACCGCCGCCCAGGGGCTCTGGCGGTCGATCGCCTACTCCGCGGTCGGCGGCTGGATCCTGTTGCTGGCGTTCCTCTTCGCCGCCACCGACGTGGACGCGATCAACGACGCGGGCGGCTTCTCCGGGGCGATCTTCGAATCCGCGCTGACCCCGTTCTTCTTCAAGACGGTCATCATCATCTCGACGATCGGGCAGTTCTTCTGCGGGATGAGCTGCGTGACCTCGATGAGCCGGATGGCGTACGCGTTCAGCCGCGACCGGGCGGTGCCCGGCTGGCGGCTCTGGTCCAGGGTGGACCGCAACGGCACCCCGGTCAACGCCATCATCGGCGCGACCCTGGCCGGGCTGGTGCTCACTGTGCCCGCGCTGTACCAGTCCGGCGGCGTGCCGGTCGCCTTCTACGCGGTGGTCTCGGTGGCGGTGATCGGGCTCTACCTGTCCTTCCTGATCCCGATCTTCCTGCGGCTGCGGATGGGCGACCGGTTCGTCCCCGGGCCGTGGACGCTGGGCCGGCGCTACCAGTTGCTCGGCTGGATCGCGGTGATCGAGATTGTGGTCATCTCCGTCTACTTCGTGCTGCCGATCGTGCCGGCCGGGGTGCCCGGGCACGCCGACTTCAGCTGGACGGCGGTGAACTACGCGCCGCTGGCCGTGGGCGGGGTGCTGCTCGGGGTGGCGGTGTGGTGGTGGGCGTCGGCGCGGAGGTGGTTCACCGGACCGCGTCGTACCGTCGACGCCCCGCCGTCATGA
- a CDS encoding YcxB family protein: MQIRFDVPADPAYPGRVAAALSAVRLRRFARIGAALAAAGVVGFAFAPGGRFSSLWTTLLVAGVLSMFYPTWVRWRARRRSGDYAVEGGYEITEHNIMMRSGSESSGIAWDGVTEVRDTPGFWIVYVGRMPATVIPRDLMSTEDAETLRAFMAERGLLPHTPS, translated from the coding sequence GTGCAGATCCGTTTCGACGTACCCGCCGATCCCGCCTATCCGGGCCGGGTGGCCGCCGCTCTCAGCGCCGTCCGGTTGCGCCGGTTCGCCCGGATCGGCGCGGCACTGGCCGCGGCCGGCGTCGTCGGCTTCGCGTTCGCGCCCGGCGGCCGGTTCTCGTCGCTGTGGACGACGCTGCTCGTGGCCGGCGTGCTGTCGATGTTCTATCCGACGTGGGTACGCTGGCGCGCCCGGCGCCGCTCCGGTGACTACGCCGTCGAGGGCGGCTACGAGATCACCGAACACAACATCATGATGCGCAGCGGCTCGGAGTCCAGCGGCATCGCCTGGGACGGGGTCACCGAGGTCCGCGACACCCCCGGCTTCTGGATCGTGTACGTGGGCCGGATGCCGGCCACCGTGATCCCCCGCGACCTGATGTCCACCGAGGACGCCGAGACGCTGCGCGCCTTCATGGCCGAGCGTGGGCTGCTCCCGCACACCCCGTCATGA
- a CDS encoding YdeI/OmpD-associated family protein: protein MPSAELDELIVADAAALRDWLSANHATSPGVWLALTKKGGTVTTLTWQQAVDEALCFGWIDGQARKRDEETSWIRFTPRRPGSSWSQRNVTHVARLEEQGRMRPAGRAAVEAAKADGRWAAAYAPPSEAVVPADLLAAIAANPAAQAMFDVLTRTNRFSLIHRLNAVKRAETRERKIAEFVAMLARQETIHPQKARPAQTP from the coding sequence ATGCCGAGCGCCGAGCTGGATGAGTTGATCGTCGCGGACGCCGCCGCGCTGCGCGACTGGCTGTCGGCCAACCACGCCACCTCCCCCGGAGTGTGGCTGGCCCTGACGAAGAAGGGTGGCACGGTCACCACGCTGACCTGGCAGCAGGCGGTCGACGAGGCGCTGTGCTTCGGCTGGATCGACGGGCAGGCCCGCAAGCGGGACGAGGAGACCTCCTGGATCCGGTTCACCCCCCGCCGGCCCGGCAGCTCCTGGTCCCAGCGCAACGTCACCCACGTGGCCCGGCTGGAGGAGCAGGGCCGGATGCGGCCGGCGGGCCGGGCCGCGGTGGAGGCCGCCAAGGCGGACGGGCGGTGGGCGGCGGCCTACGCGCCGCCGTCGGAGGCGGTGGTGCCGGCGGATCTCCTGGCCGCCATCGCCGCGAACCCGGCCGCCCAGGCCATGTTCGACGTACTCACCAGGACCAACCGGTTCTCCCTCATCCACCGCCTCAACGCCGTCAAGCGGGCCGAGACCCGGGAACGGAAGATCGCCGAGTTCGTCGCCATGCTGGCCCGCCAGGAGACCATCCACCCGCAGAAGGCCCGACCCGCACAGACGCCGTAG
- a CDS encoding alpha/beta fold hydrolase yields MTRTHILETAGADIVYDVRGPLPTVDGRPPLFLIAQPMTADGFAALAAQLPDRTVVTYDPRGLGRSVRKDGRDDHDPEVQATDVHALVEALGGGPVEMFASSGGAVTALALVTAHPHDVSTLVAHEPPLIPVLPDAEAAERAFGRVRSAYQAGGANAGMAAFIAMTSWPGEFTEEYFAAPVPDPTQFGMPREDDGSRDDPLLSDRSRTVSGYHPWVDALTAAPTRIVIAVGEESAGTFTARTAAAMAALLGQETTVFPSHHGGFLGADSGYPGQPEAFAARLRQVVDQHS; encoded by the coding sequence ATGACGAGGACGCACATCCTGGAGACCGCCGGCGCCGACATCGTGTACGACGTGCGCGGCCCGCTGCCCACCGTCGACGGGCGGCCACCGCTGTTCCTGATCGCGCAGCCGATGACCGCCGACGGCTTCGCCGCCCTGGCCGCGCAGCTGCCCGACCGCACTGTGGTCACGTACGACCCCCGCGGCCTCGGCCGCAGCGTCCGCAAGGACGGCCGGGACGACCACGATCCCGAGGTCCAGGCGACCGACGTCCACGCCCTCGTCGAGGCGCTCGGCGGCGGACCGGTGGAGATGTTCGCCAGCAGCGGTGGTGCGGTGACCGCACTGGCGCTGGTGACGGCGCATCCGCACGACGTGAGCACCCTGGTGGCGCACGAGCCGCCACTGATCCCCGTGCTCCCGGACGCCGAGGCCGCCGAGCGGGCCTTCGGCCGCGTCCGGAGCGCCTACCAGGCCGGCGGGGCAAACGCCGGCATGGCCGCCTTCATCGCCATGACGTCGTGGCCGGGCGAGTTCACCGAGGAGTACTTCGCCGCGCCCGTGCCGGACCCGACCCAGTTCGGCATGCCCCGCGAGGACGACGGCTCCCGGGACGATCCGCTGCTCTCCGACCGGTCCCGGACTGTCAGCGGTTACCACCCCTGGGTCGACGCCCTGACCGCCGCGCCGACCCGCATCGTGATAGCCGTCGGTGAGGAGTCCGCCGGCACCTTCACCGCGCGTACGGCGGCGGCCATGGCGGCGCTGCTCGGACAGGAGACGACGGTGTTCCCCAGCCACCACGGCGGGTTCCTCGGGGCCGACTCGGGCTACCCGGGCCAGCCGGAGGCCTTCGCGGCCAGGCTGCGCCAGGTCGTGGACCAGCACAGCTGA
- a CDS encoding NADP-dependent oxidoreductase → MTTSAPLPDLIRAGVVERFGGPEVLRTVRIPRPVRAAGHVLVRVHAASVNHGETKIRRGLVPELGPPPLVLGSDLSGTVVQADPGGRFRAGDEVYGIHFIGTYAEYVSVPEAALATKPRSVDHVAAAALPVAARTALAAVVEYADLRAGQRILVHAAAGGVGHLAVQLARHRGAYVIGTGRAVHHAFLRRLGVHEPVDYTRVDFRTVAGEVDVVLDLVGGGYGRRSLDCLRPGGLLIGATLDPGVTGEEADLRGRRYRWLGEVRTVRPLDVVRDLVDAGRLTVHVQRTYPLSDLAAAHAHSDSGRVTGKLVVTIPPPQPARIFG, encoded by the coding sequence GTGACGACCAGCGCGCCCCTGCCCGACCTGATCCGCGCCGGTGTCGTCGAACGGTTCGGCGGCCCGGAGGTGCTGCGTACCGTCCGGATTCCCCGACCGGTGCGCGCGGCCGGCCACGTCCTGGTGCGGGTGCACGCGGCGTCGGTCAACCACGGGGAGACGAAGATCCGGCGCGGCCTCGTACCGGAGCTCGGGCCGCCGCCGCTGGTGCTCGGCTCGGACCTCTCCGGCACCGTCGTGCAGGCCGATCCGGGTGGCCGGTTCCGCGCCGGCGACGAGGTCTACGGCATCCACTTCATCGGCACCTACGCCGAGTACGTCTCGGTGCCCGAGGCGGCCCTGGCCACCAAACCGCGATCCGTGGACCACGTGGCCGCGGCGGCACTGCCGGTCGCGGCGCGTACCGCGCTCGCCGCCGTCGTCGAGTACGCCGACCTGCGCGCCGGCCAGCGGATCCTGGTCCACGCCGCGGCCGGCGGCGTCGGCCACCTCGCCGTGCAGCTCGCCCGGCACCGGGGCGCGTACGTCATCGGCACGGGCCGGGCCGTGCACCATGCGTTCCTGCGCCGCCTCGGGGTGCACGAGCCGGTCGACTACACCAGGGTGGACTTCCGCACCGTGGCGGGGGAGGTCGACGTCGTGCTCGACCTGGTCGGCGGCGGGTACGGGCGGCGGTCCCTGGACTGTCTGCGGCCGGGCGGCCTGCTGATCGGCGCGACCCTCGACCCGGGCGTGACCGGGGAGGAGGCCGACCTGCGGGGCCGGCGGTACCGGTGGCTGGGCGAGGTGCGGACCGTCCGCCCCCTCGACGTGGTGCGCGACCTCGTGGACGCCGGCCGGCTCACCGTCCACGTGCAGCGGACCTATCCGCTGTCGGACCTGGCGGCCGCGCACGCCCACTCGGACAGCGGCCGGGTCACCGGCAAGCTGGTCGTGACGATCCCGCCGCCCCAGCCTGCGCGGATTTTCGGATGA
- a CDS encoding MFS transporter gives MSPQPTATVEEVAYRLPWRTLLLLAGAAFATVTTELLPASLLLQIGDDLDVTPAAAGRLVGAWALTIAVASVPLTRLTSRTPRRRLVPGVLLLLALATAGTALAPSYGWALTGRITAAVAHGLFWSLLVPLVAMLVPPARVGRAVSVVLAGPALAGIVGIPAGATVGAALGWRVCVAALAGLLAVAALGIASLPLPDATGPAVRRDGPDPALRAVLAVALAGGLVLTGHFLLYTYIAPLLRQFGGYDVTTTGLLLLVFGVAGVAGTAGAGALSDRYPRQALSWICAGLAAAAAALLLLAAHLAVAIVVVAGWGVLIGLLPPVFQTHLLRIAPPGREAVSGAIGITVLNLGIAGGATLGGEVLDRWQAQALPAVAAATIAVATGWLLVTGRRDSRADAATAGGVRP, from the coding sequence ATGAGCCCTCAACCCACCGCGACCGTCGAGGAGGTGGCGTACCGCCTGCCCTGGCGGACGCTCCTGCTGCTCGCCGGCGCCGCCTTCGCCACCGTGACCACCGAACTGCTGCCGGCGAGCCTGCTGCTCCAGATCGGCGACGACCTCGACGTCACCCCTGCCGCCGCCGGGCGGCTGGTCGGGGCGTGGGCGTTGACGATCGCCGTCGCCAGCGTCCCGCTGACCCGGCTGACCAGCCGGACGCCCCGCCGACGGCTCGTCCCCGGCGTCCTGCTGCTGCTCGCCCTGGCGACCGCCGGCACCGCCCTCGCCCCCTCGTACGGCTGGGCCCTCACCGGCCGGATCACCGCCGCCGTCGCGCACGGTCTCTTCTGGTCCCTGCTCGTGCCCCTGGTGGCCATGCTCGTCCCGCCGGCGCGGGTCGGCCGGGCGGTCTCCGTGGTGCTGGCCGGCCCGGCGCTGGCCGGAATCGTCGGCATCCCGGCCGGCGCCACCGTCGGCGCCGCGCTCGGCTGGCGGGTCTGCGTCGCCGCGCTCGCCGGTCTGCTCGCGGTGGCGGCCCTGGGCATCGCGAGCCTGCCGCTGCCCGACGCGACCGGGCCGGCCGTACGACGGGACGGCCCGGACCCGGCGCTGCGGGCCGTGCTCGCCGTGGCGCTCGCCGGCGGTCTCGTCCTCACCGGACACTTCCTGCTCTACACCTACATCGCGCCGCTGTTGCGCCAGTTCGGTGGCTACGACGTCACCACCACCGGCCTGCTGCTGCTCGTCTTCGGGGTGGCCGGGGTGGCCGGCACCGCCGGGGCCGGGGCGCTCTCCGACCGGTACCCACGGCAGGCGCTCAGCTGGATCTGCGCCGGCCTGGCCGCTGCCGCCGCCGCGCTACTGCTGCTCGCCGCGCACCTCGCCGTGGCGATCGTCGTCGTCGCCGGCTGGGGTGTGCTCATCGGCCTGCTGCCACCGGTCTTCCAGACCCACCTGCTGCGGATCGCCCCACCCGGCCGGGAAGCGGTCTCCGGGGCGATCGGCATCACCGTGCTCAACCTCGGTATCGCGGGCGGGGCGACGCTCGGCGGGGAGGTGCTCGACCGTTGGCAGGCCCAAGCCCTGCCCGCCGTCGCCGCCGCCACCATCGCCGTCGCCACCGGCTGGCTCCTGGTCACCGGCCGCCGGGACAGCCGCGCCGACGCCGCCACGGCCGGCGGGGTACGGCCGTGA
- a CDS encoding MerR family transcriptional regulator, translating into MRIGELSRRTRIPVRMLRYYEERGLLTPQRTASGYRTYQESDVGRATLVSSLVRSGLPTRLILPLLADLRSEPAEATDAADRDELVDLFAAEFARLDSQVRCLSLSRDVVERHLRRLRAARGCHTPV; encoded by the coding sequence ATGCGGATCGGTGAGCTGTCCCGGCGTACCCGGATCCCGGTACGGATGCTGAGGTACTACGAGGAGCGCGGGCTGCTGACGCCGCAGCGCACCGCGAGCGGCTACCGGACGTACCAGGAGTCGGATGTCGGGCGGGCGACGCTGGTCAGCAGCCTGGTCAGGTCGGGGCTGCCCACCAGGCTGATCCTGCCGCTGCTCGCCGACCTGCGGTCTGAGCCGGCGGAGGCGACCGACGCCGCCGACCGGGACGAGTTGGTCGACCTGTTCGCCGCCGAGTTCGCGCGGCTCGACAGCCAGGTCCGGTGTCTGAGCCTCAGCCGCGACGTCGTCGAGCGGCACCTGCGCCGGTTGCGCGCCGCCCGGGGCTGTCATACCCCTGTGTGA
- a CDS encoding alpha/beta fold hydrolase, translating into MATFVLIHGGGGSAWDWHLLAAELTARGHDVVVPELPIDDEAAGLTEFRDTVVEAIGNRRDLVVVGQSYGAFTAPLVADRLPVRLLVLLTPMIPRPGEKPGDWWDATGYRGPEGLSEEEQFYTGVPAELVAQAPAHVRQQVSAEWDEPWPLAAWPDVPTKVLIARDDRFFPADFLRGVAADRLGLVPDEVDGGHTVALSHPRQLADRLTGYLTGDS; encoded by the coding sequence ATGGCCACTTTCGTTCTGATCCACGGAGGCGGGGGCAGCGCCTGGGACTGGCACCTGCTGGCCGCCGAGCTGACCGCCCGCGGGCACGACGTGGTCGTGCCGGAGCTGCCCATCGACGACGAGGCGGCGGGGTTGACCGAGTTCCGCGACACGGTCGTCGAGGCGATCGGCAACCGCCGCGACCTGGTGGTCGTCGGCCAGTCGTACGGCGCGTTCACCGCGCCTCTGGTCGCCGACCGGCTGCCGGTGCGGCTGCTGGTCCTGCTCACCCCGATGATCCCGCGACCGGGCGAGAAGCCGGGGGACTGGTGGGACGCCACCGGCTACCGCGGTCCGGAGGGGCTCAGCGAGGAGGAGCAGTTCTACACCGGCGTGCCGGCCGAGCTGGTCGCGCAGGCCCCGGCGCACGTCCGCCAGCAGGTCAGCGCGGAGTGGGACGAACCGTGGCCGCTGGCCGCCTGGCCGGACGTGCCGACGAAGGTGCTCATCGCCCGCGACGACAGGTTCTTCCCGGCCGACTTCCTGCGCGGGGTGGCCGCCGACCGGCTCGGCCTCGTGCCGGACGAGGTCGACGGCGGCCACACCGTGGCGCTCAGCCACCCGCGTCAGCTCGCCGACCGGCTCACCGGCTACCTGACCGGTGACTCCTAG
- a CDS encoding VOC family protein yields the protein MASPIKQVQITFDCADPRRVARFWCAALGYVPPPSPEGFDSWDDYELTLPQEQRGAWAVAQDPTGAGPRLYFQRVPESKVTKNRLHLDVRVVTGLVGEERLAVLESESARLEAIGARRVRLMLADEENESCLVMQDVEGNEFCLD from the coding sequence ATGGCTAGCCCGATCAAGCAGGTCCAGATCACCTTCGACTGCGCCGACCCCCGGCGCGTCGCCCGCTTCTGGTGTGCGGCGCTCGGGTACGTCCCGCCGCCGTCGCCGGAGGGGTTCGACTCCTGGGACGACTACGAGCTCACGCTGCCGCAGGAGCAGCGCGGGGCCTGGGCGGTGGCCCAGGACCCCACCGGAGCCGGCCCCCGCCTGTACTTCCAGCGCGTCCCGGAGAGCAAGGTCACCAAGAACCGGCTGCACCTTGACGTCCGGGTGGTCACCGGGTTGGTGGGCGAGGAGCGCCTGGCCGTGCTCGAGTCCGAATCCGCCCGCCTGGAAGCCATCGGCGCGAGGCGCGTACGACTCATGCTCGCCGACGAGGAGAACGAGTCCTGCCTGGTCATGCAGGACGTCGAGGGCAACGAGTTCTGCCTCGACTAG
- a CDS encoding GNAT family N-acetyltransferase, producing MIVRTATERDAEALAVVHIRSWQEAYRGKVPQDYLDQLDPTQRRQGWRDWIREDRPPAGTLVLVHDTDGVIGLVNVSPSRDPDTDPDLVGEIQALYLLPEHWGRGAGRLLMAAGVRRLANAGYRELVLWVLETNDRARRFYEADGWRADGSRKTDDSRGFPYVEVRYRRRVIPTVEPLRAGAEPMKRLSQPG from the coding sequence ATGATCGTCCGAACCGCCACCGAGCGGGACGCCGAGGCACTGGCCGTCGTCCACATCCGCAGCTGGCAGGAGGCGTACCGGGGCAAGGTCCCGCAGGACTACCTCGACCAGCTGGACCCGACCCAGCGCCGGCAGGGCTGGCGGGACTGGATCCGCGAGGACCGTCCACCGGCCGGCACCCTGGTGCTCGTCCACGACACCGACGGCGTGATCGGGTTGGTCAACGTCTCACCGAGCCGCGACCCCGACACGGATCCCGACCTGGTGGGCGAGATCCAGGCCCTCTATCTGCTGCCGGAGCACTGGGGACGGGGCGCCGGCCGGCTCCTGATGGCGGCCGGGGTGCGCCGGCTGGCGAACGCCGGCTACCGGGAGCTCGTCCTGTGGGTGCTGGAGACGAACGACCGCGCCCGACGCTTCTACGAGGCCGACGGCTGGCGCGCCGACGGCTCGCGGAAGACCGACGACTCCCGGGGCTTCCCCTACGTCGAGGTCCGCTACCGCCGCCGGGTCATCCCGACCGTCGAGCCGCTCCGGGCCGGCGCCGAGCCGATGAAGCGGCTGAGTCAGCCGGGCTGA
- a CDS encoding ArsR/SmtB family transcription factor, with translation MAVDTLSRVFAALADPTRRDMVARLASGDATVGQLAEPYPMTLQAIYKHLKVLEDAGVVSRPAGPQPRPVRLEAEVFDLMDTWIERYRREAEARYRRLDAVLARMDQDPANDRTEEEGAA, from the coding sequence ATGGCGGTGGACACCCTGTCGCGGGTCTTCGCGGCGCTCGCGGACCCGACCAGGCGGGACATGGTGGCCCGGCTCGCATCCGGGGACGCCACCGTGGGCCAGCTCGCCGAGCCCTACCCGATGACCCTCCAGGCGATCTACAAGCACCTCAAGGTGCTGGAGGACGCCGGCGTGGTGAGCCGACCGGCGGGGCCGCAGCCCCGACCGGTGCGGCTGGAGGCGGAGGTCTTCGACCTGATGGACACGTGGATCGAGCGCTACCGGCGCGAGGCCGAGGCACGCTACCGCCGCCTCGACGCCGTGCTGGCGCGGATGGACCAGGACCCGGCCAACGACCGGACCGAGGAGGAAGGCGCGGCATGA
- a CDS encoding SRPBCC family protein, with protein sequence MSTSKQATIEADPKLPIIRISREFDATPAQLFRAHTDPQLFAQWIGPDRMANRIEEWDARPGGSWRYVATRDGQEYAFRGCFHDVRPDRIVQTFTFEGQPDGVALETLWFDDLGDGRTLLRTQSLVDSFEARDAWLASGMETGVDQGYAKLDGMLADGTV encoded by the coding sequence ATGAGCACCAGCAAACAGGCCACCATCGAGGCCGACCCCAAGCTGCCGATCATCCGGATCAGCCGGGAGTTCGACGCCACCCCCGCGCAGCTGTTCCGGGCGCACACCGACCCGCAGCTGTTCGCCCAGTGGATCGGCCCCGACCGGATGGCCAACCGGATCGAGGAGTGGGACGCCCGCCCGGGCGGCAGCTGGCGCTACGTCGCCACCCGCGACGGCCAGGAGTACGCGTTCCGCGGCTGCTTCCACGACGTACGACCGGACCGGATCGTGCAGACGTTCACCTTCGAGGGGCAACCCGACGGCGTGGCGCTGGAGACGCTCTGGTTCGACGACCTCGGCGACGGCCGTACGCTGCTGCGCACCCAGTCGCTGGTCGACAGCTTCGAGGCCCGGGACGCGTGGCTGGCCAGCGGCATGGAGACCGGGGTCGACCAGGGCTACGCCAAACTCGACGGGATGCTCGCCGATGGCACTGTCTGA
- a CDS encoding TIGR03086 family metal-binding protein, with translation MALSEHPAQRHRQVSGAFTDRVRGVRAWDVPAPVPGWTARDVVRHLVEWLPPFLAGGAGVRLPAGPSVDDDPVAAWQVHCEGVQALLDDPATAGRLLTDRHVGELPLDRAIDQFYTSDVFMHTWDLARATGQDERLDQDFCAQLLAGMEPMEELIRSSGQYGPRVPVKEDADPQTRLLGFIGRDPAARVS, from the coding sequence ATGGCACTGTCTGAACACCCCGCGCAGCGGCACCGGCAGGTCAGCGGCGCCTTCACCGACCGGGTCCGGGGCGTCCGGGCGTGGGACGTCCCCGCACCTGTCCCGGGGTGGACCGCCCGCGACGTCGTACGCCATCTGGTCGAGTGGTTGCCGCCGTTCCTGGCCGGCGGCGCCGGCGTGCGGCTGCCCGCCGGGCCGTCGGTCGACGACGACCCGGTGGCCGCGTGGCAGGTGCACTGCGAAGGCGTTCAGGCCCTGCTCGACGATCCGGCCACCGCCGGTCGCCTGCTGACGGACCGGCACGTCGGCGAACTGCCGCTGGACCGGGCGATCGACCAGTTCTACACCAGCGACGTGTTCATGCACACCTGGGACCTGGCCCGCGCCACCGGCCAGGACGAACGTCTCGACCAGGATTTCTGCGCGCAGCTGCTGGCCGGCATGGAGCCGATGGAGGAGCTGATCCGCTCCTCCGGGCAGTACGGTCCCCGGGTGCCGGTGAAGGAGGACGCCGACCCGCAGACCCGGCTGCTGGGCTTCATCGGCCGCGATCCGGCCGCCCGGGTCAGCTAG
- a CDS encoding HIT family protein produces MALSPEEFHQHALSAADDERRLPLARMTAWEISPFEQQGLRVTPLRPPVLPEGARHGEDPADCGPCRGRDKGIWFNDRWRLARVAGVGVPLVLMLYPLDHHDLADLPDELAAELGLLTTRIARHVQALPHISRAHVYRVGDGAAHLHIWFFARPEGQAQFFGSWLPVWDDLLPEYPADVAEADAAIVADALVASHGGRRSPAS; encoded by the coding sequence ATGGCCTTGAGTCCCGAAGAGTTCCACCAGCACGCGCTCTCCGCCGCGGACGACGAGCGGCGGCTTCCCCTGGCCCGGATGACGGCCTGGGAGATCAGCCCGTTCGAGCAGCAGGGGCTGAGGGTCACGCCGCTGCGCCCGCCGGTGCTGCCCGAGGGCGCCCGGCACGGCGAGGACCCGGCGGACTGCGGGCCGTGCCGGGGCCGCGACAAGGGCATCTGGTTCAACGACCGGTGGCGGCTGGCGCGGGTTGCGGGGGTGGGTGTCCCGCTGGTGCTGATGCTCTACCCCCTGGACCACCACGACCTGGCGGACCTGCCGGACGAGCTCGCCGCCGAGCTGGGGCTGCTGACCACCCGCATCGCCCGCCACGTGCAGGCCCTGCCGCACATCTCCCGCGCCCACGTCTACCGCGTCGGCGACGGGGCGGCCCACCTGCACATCTGGTTCTTCGCCCGGCCCGAGGGCCAGGCCCAGTTCTTCGGTTCGTGGCTGCCCGTCTGGGACGACCTGCTGCCGGAATATCCCGCCGACGTCGCCGAGGCGGACGCCGCGATCGTGGCCGACGCCCTGGTCGCCTCGCACGGTGGCCGGCGGTCGCCGGCTAGCTGA